The Candidatus Babeliales bacterium genome includes a window with the following:
- the truB gene encoding tRNA pseudouridine(55) synthase TruB, which produces MNMFITSGFLLINKPIGISSYGCIGYLKRILRQKIKIGHAGTLDPFASGLLIIALGREATRHLARFMLMEKTYIATGKCGELTDTLDHTGTIVSISDKIPLQEDLYASLISFGSSYEQVPPLYSALKYHGNPLYALARQKIISVEQLREVAEGKRKEVQLYDMRLLSYNMPYFTIQARVSRGTYIRTLINDIAINVGSCATTYQLARTAIGPFVISQAIDLKAIISIEDINRFIISVDTMLPDC; this is translated from the coding sequence ATGAATATGTTTATTACGTCAGGATTTCTATTAATTAATAAACCTATCGGTATTAGTTCGTATGGATGCATAGGTTATCTTAAAAGAATTTTAAGACAAAAAATTAAAATTGGTCATGCGGGAACGCTTGATCCTTTCGCATCAGGACTACTTATTATTGCGCTAGGGCGTGAAGCAACTCGTCATCTTGCGCGCTTTATGTTGATGGAAAAAACATATATTGCCACCGGCAAATGCGGTGAGTTAACTGACACTCTTGATCACACGGGTACTATTGTTTCAATTTCTGATAAAATTCCATTACAAGAGGACTTGTATGCATCATTAATTTCTTTTGGTTCTTCATACGAACAAGTTCCCCCGCTTTATTCTGCCCTTAAATATCATGGTAATCCATTATATGCGCTAGCACGTCAAAAAATTATAAGCGTAGAACAATTGCGTGAGGTTGCCGAAGGTAAACGTAAAGAGGTACAATTATATGATATGCGATTATTATCATATAATATGCCTTATTTTACTATTCAAGCTCGTGTTTCTCGTGGTACCTATATTCGTACACTTATTAATGATATTGCAATTAATGTAGGAAGTTGTGCAACAACGTATCAGCTTGCACGCACTGCAATTGGTCCATTTGTAATTAGTCAGGCAATAGATTTAAAAGCTATCATTTCTATTGAGGATATTAATCGATTTATTATTTCTGTTGATACTATGTTGCCAGACTGTTAA
- the tyrS gene encoding tyrosine--tRNA ligase, producing MNTIEKTIEQLYSGTVNIYSETELIDALKSGKKLIIKLGADPTAPDLHLGHTVVFSKLKQFQDLGHEVIFLIGDFTAQIGDPTGRDKTRPALSAEAIKINLQSYFDQVGKILDPRRITIRYNSEWLSQLTNADVVALLSKVTLARITERDDFDKRIKNNESIGLHELLYPVFQAYDSVVLKADIELGGTDQTFNLLMGRFLQEHYGQKGQIAITMPLLIGLDGVHKMSKSLGNSIGLNELAHNAFGKLMSISDTLMWHYFSLLLAKNTHEIEELQRNVAARIIHPMDLKKNMAQEIVAKFWSINEAQQARIHFEALFQNRDYSQAEQVLLPYNFANPVWIVELLKIVGAVISSSEAKRLIESGSVHLNDVTITDFKAIVSWQTGSIIKVGKHRIYKIGLKT from the coding sequence ATGAATACAATAGAAAAAACAATTGAACAACTATATTCCGGAACTGTTAATATTTATTCTGAAACTGAGCTCATTGATGCACTAAAAAGTGGAAAAAAACTTATTATAAAATTAGGTGCTGACCCAACTGCACCAGATTTACATTTAGGACATACTGTCGTTTTTTCGAAATTAAAGCAATTTCAAGATCTTGGACATGAAGTTATTTTTTTAATAGGTGATTTTACCGCTCAGATTGGTGATCCAACTGGTCGCGATAAAACACGTCCTGCATTAAGTGCTGAAGCAATAAAGATTAATTTACAATCATATTTTGATCAAGTTGGTAAAATTTTAGATCCACGACGTATCACCATTCGATATAATAGTGAATGGTTATCACAATTAACAAATGCTGATGTAGTTGCTTTACTGTCTAAAGTAACACTTGCTCGTATTACAGAACGTGATGATTTTGATAAACGTATTAAAAATAATGAGTCAATTGGGCTGCATGAACTTCTCTATCCTGTATTTCAAGCATATGATTCAGTGGTACTTAAGGCAGATATAGAATTAGGTGGCACTGATCAGACGTTTAATTTGCTAATGGGGCGTTTTTTACAAGAGCACTATGGTCAAAAAGGACAGATTGCCATCACTATGCCATTACTTATTGGACTTGATGGTGTGCATAAAATGTCAAAATCATTAGGTAATTCAATTGGATTAAATGAATTAGCACATAACGCGTTTGGTAAATTAATGTCTATATCAGATACTTTAATGTGGCATTATTTTTCATTATTGCTGGCAAAAAACACGCATGAAATTGAGGAATTACAAAGAAACGTTGCTGCACGTATAATTCATCCCATGGATTTAAAAAAAAATATGGCACAGGAAATTGTGGCTAAATTTTGGTCTATTAATGAAGCGCAGCAAGCACGTATTCATTTTGAAGCATTATTTCAAAATCGTGATTATTCACAGGCTGAACAAGTATTGCTACCATATAATTTTGCTAATCCTGTGTGGATAGTCGAATTATTAAAAATCGTAGGAGCGGTAATAAGCTCATCTGAAGCAAAGAGACTTATTGAATCTGGTTCGGTTCATTTAAATGATGTTACAATTACCGATTTTAAAGCTATTGTATCATGGCAAACAGGTAGCATTATTAAGGTTGGTAAACATCGTATTTATAAAATAGGGTTAAAAACATAA
- a CDS encoding HAD family hydrolase has product MKTTYKSVVLFIGILCSTVGLSALTLTPENTVLIFDLDDVVIQKTFLHKLNIVFGGIKKDTFNAISYLNALWNIKKEYKKDADGIKESLCDTNGNAINGLTFHFLYHAVRNPQLADYVAWLVETMENSRCFIDGTKKILDYLKAKNYEIVFATNKDRISYDMTAKAFGADFTDIPTKIFVAHPGNDESTITQIKDFANEPTTPSSYKEFAKKTLTVCPTNIIFHAPSKKPELAYYHYVAQVVNVDKNMIFVDDKKTNSEGFNTLQESTDRLRQGIHFKDPLQLANELVQCNILSETTDSMFLDEIRYPGIIGKIRLYIKKLKSNREHTIPASSL; this is encoded by the coding sequence ATGAAAACAACATATAAATCAGTTGTTCTTTTTATAGGTATTCTTTGTAGCACTGTCGGATTATCTGCTCTAACATTAACTCCGGAGAATACAGTTTTGATTTTTGATCTTGATGATGTTGTTATACAAAAAACATTTCTACATAAGTTAAATATTGTTTTTGGCGGCATAAAAAAAGATACCTTTAATGCTATAAGCTATCTTAATGCCTTGTGGAATATAAAAAAGGAATACAAAAAAGATGCTGATGGGATTAAGGAAAGTCTTTGTGATACAAATGGCAATGCAATAAATGGTCTCACTTTTCATTTTCTTTATCATGCTGTGCGTAACCCACAGTTGGCTGACTATGTTGCATGGCTCGTTGAAACTATGGAAAATTCTCGATGTTTTATTGATGGAACAAAAAAAATATTAGATTATCTTAAAGCAAAAAACTATGAAATTGTATTTGCAACAAATAAGGATCGCATTTCGTATGACATGACAGCTAAAGCATTTGGTGCTGATTTTACGGACATTCCAACCAAAATATTCGTAGCTCATCCCGGCAATGATGAATCAACTATTACGCAAATAAAAGATTTTGCAAATGAACCAACTACTCCTTCCAGTTATAAAGAATTTGCTAAAAAAACTTTGACCGTATGTCCAACAAATATTATTTTTCATGCTCCCTCCAAAAAACCTGAACTTGCTTATTATCATTATGTAGCACAAGTAGTTAATGTAGATAAGAACATGATCTTTGTTGATGATAAAAAAACTAATAGCGAAGGTTTTAATACATTACAAGAATCTACTGATCGATTGCGCCAAGGCATACACTTCAAAGATCCACTACAACTTGCTAATGAATTGGTTCAATGTAATATCTTATCAGAAACAACAGATAGTATGTTTCTTGATGAAATTCGCTATCCAGGGATAATAGGAAAAATTAGATTGTACATAAAAAAATTAAAGAGCAATAGAGAACACACCATACCGGCAAGCAGCCTTTAA
- a CDS encoding 4'-phosphopantetheinyl transferase superfamily protein yields MICGIGVDTIDIQRFALWHTYLSKKLLRIFSQEEIDYCLENKLKSAERFAARFAAREALYKALSYAYPDQKIPFLTLCAQTIIAKIDTRPYIIINDGIKIDLTSVAIHLSLSHSRTTATAFVVIEKRYFY; encoded by the coding sequence ATGATTTGTGGAATAGGCGTTGATACTATTGATATACAGCGATTTGCGTTATGGCATACATATTTATCCAAAAAATTATTGCGTATTTTTTCGCAAGAAGAAATTGATTATTGTTTAGAAAATAAGCTTAAAAGCGCTGAGCGATTTGCAGCACGTTTTGCTGCAAGAGAAGCATTATATAAAGCACTTTCTTATGCATATCCTGATCAAAAAATTCCCTTTTTAACTTTATGTGCACAAACAATTATTGCCAAAATAGACACACGGCCTTATATAATAATCAATGATGGTATAAAAATTGATCTTACTTCAGTTGCTATTCATCTTTCTTTATCACATTCACGTACCACCGCAACGGCATTTGTTGTTATTGAGAAAAGATATTTTTATTAA